The following are from one region of the Macaca thibetana thibetana isolate TM-01 chromosome 2, ASM2454274v1, whole genome shotgun sequence genome:
- the PTPN18 gene encoding tyrosine-protein phosphatase non-receptor type 18 isoform X2: MSRSLDAARSFLERLEARGGREGAVLAGEFSKRCERYWAQEQEPLQTGLFCITLIKEKWLNEDIMLRTLKVTFQKESRSVSQLQYMSWPDRGVPSSPDHMLAMVEEARRLQGSGPEPLCVHCSAGCGRTGVLCTVDYVRQLLLTQMIPPDFSLFDVVLEMRKQRPAAVQTEEQYRFLYHTVAQMFCSTLQNASPHYQNIKENCAPLYDDALFLRTPRALLAIPRPPGGVLRSISVPGSRGHAMADTYAVVQKRGAPAGAGPGPETGTGARSAEEVPLYSQVTPRAQRPGAHAEDVRGTVPGRVPADPSPAASGAYEDVAGGAQTGGLGFNLRIGRPKGPRDPPAEWTRV, encoded by the exons ATGAGCCGCAGTCTGGACGCCGCGCGGAGCTTCCTGGAGCGGCTGGAGGCGCGGGGCGGCCGGGAGGGGGCCGTCCTCGCCGGCGAGTTCAGC AAAAGGTGTGAGCGGTACTGGGCCCAGGAGCAGGAGCCGCTGCAGACTGGGCTTTTCTGCATCACTCTG ATAAAGGAGAAGTGGCTGAATGAGGACATCATGCTGAGGACCCTCAAGGTCACATTCCAGAAG gAGTCCCGTTCTGTGTCCCAGCTACAGTATATGTCCTGGCCAGACCGTGGGGTCCCCAGCAGTCCTGACCACATGCTTGCCATGGTGGAGGAAGCCCGTCGCCTCCAGGGATCTGGCCCTGAACCCCTCTGTGTCCACTGCAG TGCGGGCTGTGGGCGAACAGGTGTCCTGTGCACCGTGGATTATGTGAGGCAGCTGCTCCTGACCCAG ATGATCCCACCTGACTTCAGCCTCTTTGATGTGGTCCTTGAGATGAGGAAGCAGCGGCCTGCGGCCGTGCAGACAGAG GAGCAGTACAGGTTCCTGTACCACACGGTGGCCCAGATGTTCTGCTCCACGCTCCAGAATGCCAGCCCCCACTACCAGAACATCAAAGAG AATTGTGCCCCACTCTACGACGATGCCCTCTTCCTCCGGACTCCCCGGGCACTTCTCGCCATACCCCGCCCACCAGGAGGCGTCCTCAG GAGCATCTCGGTGCCCGGGTCCCGGGGCCACGCCATGGCTGACACCTACGCGGTGGTGCAGAAGCGCGGGGCTCCAGCGGGCGCCGGGCCGGGACCGGAGACCGGGACGGGGGCGCGCAGCGCGGAGGAGGTGCCGCTCTACAGCCAGGTGACGCCGCGCGCCCAGCGGCCCGGGGCGCACGCGGAAGACGTGCGGGGCACGGTGCCTGGCCGCG TTCCTGCTGACCCAAGTCCTGCCGCATCTGGCGCCTACGAGGACGTGGCGGGTGGAGCTCAGACCGGTGGGCTAG GTTTCAACCTGCGcattgggaggccgaaggggccCCGGGACCCCCCTGCTGAGTGGACCCGGGTGTGA
- the PTPN18 gene encoding tyrosine-protein phosphatase non-receptor type 18 isoform X1 — protein MSRSLDAARSFLERLEARGGREGAVLAGEFSDIQARSAAWKADGMCSTKAGSRPENMRKNRYKDVLPYDQTRVILSLLQEEGQSDYINGNFIRGVDGSLAYIATQGPLPHTLLDFWRLVWEFGVKVILMACREIENGRKRCERYWAQEQEPLQTGLFCITLIKEKWLNEDIMLRTLKVTFQKESRSVSQLQYMSWPDRGVPSSPDHMLAMVEEARRLQGSGPEPLCVHCSAGCGRTGVLCTVDYVRQLLLTQMIPPDFSLFDVVLEMRKQRPAAVQTEEQYRFLYHTVAQMFCSTLQNASPHYQNIKENCAPLYDDALFLRTPRALLAIPRPPGGVLRSISVPGSRGHAMADTYAVVQKRGAPAGAGPGPETGTGARSAEEVPLYSQVTPRAQRPGAHAEDVRGTVPGRVPADPSPAASGAYEDVAGGAQTGGLGFNLRIGRPKGPRDPPAEWTRV, from the exons ATGAGCCGCAGTCTGGACGCCGCGCGGAGCTTCCTGGAGCGGCTGGAGGCGCGGGGCGGCCGGGAGGGGGCCGTCCTCGCCGGCGAGTTCAGC GACATCCAGGCCCGCTCGGCCGCCTGGAAGGCTGATGGCATGTGCTCCACCAAGGCGGGCAGTCGGCCAGAGAACATGAGGAAGAACCGCTACAAAGACGTGCTGCCAT ATGATCAGACGCGAGTAATCCTCTCCCTGCTCCAGGAAGAGGGACAAAGCGACTACATTAATGGCAACTTCATCCGG GGCGTGGATGGAAGCCTGGCCTACATTGCCACTCAAGGACCCTTGCCTCACACCCTGCTAGACTTCTGGAGACTGGTCTGGGAGTTTGGGGTCAAG GTGATCCTGATGGCCTGCCGGGAGATAGAGAACGGGCGG AAAAGGTGTGAGCGGTACTGGGCCCAGGAGCAGGAGCCGCTGCAGACTGGGCTTTTCTGCATCACTCTG ATAAAGGAGAAGTGGCTGAATGAGGACATCATGCTGAGGACCCTCAAGGTCACATTCCAGAAG gAGTCCCGTTCTGTGTCCCAGCTACAGTATATGTCCTGGCCAGACCGTGGGGTCCCCAGCAGTCCTGACCACATGCTTGCCATGGTGGAGGAAGCCCGTCGCCTCCAGGGATCTGGCCCTGAACCCCTCTGTGTCCACTGCAG TGCGGGCTGTGGGCGAACAGGTGTCCTGTGCACCGTGGATTATGTGAGGCAGCTGCTCCTGACCCAG ATGATCCCACCTGACTTCAGCCTCTTTGATGTGGTCCTTGAGATGAGGAAGCAGCGGCCTGCGGCCGTGCAGACAGAG GAGCAGTACAGGTTCCTGTACCACACGGTGGCCCAGATGTTCTGCTCCACGCTCCAGAATGCCAGCCCCCACTACCAGAACATCAAAGAG AATTGTGCCCCACTCTACGACGATGCCCTCTTCCTCCGGACTCCCCGGGCACTTCTCGCCATACCCCGCCCACCAGGAGGCGTCCTCAG GAGCATCTCGGTGCCCGGGTCCCGGGGCCACGCCATGGCTGACACCTACGCGGTGGTGCAGAAGCGCGGGGCTCCAGCGGGCGCCGGGCCGGGACCGGAGACCGGGACGGGGGCGCGCAGCGCGGAGGAGGTGCCGCTCTACAGCCAGGTGACGCCGCGCGCCCAGCGGCCCGGGGCGCACGCGGAAGACGTGCGGGGCACGGTGCCTGGCCGCG TTCCTGCTGACCCAAGTCCTGCCGCATCTGGCGCCTACGAGGACGTGGCGGGTGGAGCTCAGACCGGTGGGCTAG GTTTCAACCTGCGcattgggaggccgaaggggccCCGGGACCCCCCTGCTGAGTGGACCCGGGTGTGA